In Longimicrobium sp., a genomic segment contains:
- the recJ gene encoding single-stranded-DNA-specific exonuclease RecJ — MQPPLQATRRWVFPAAPDAARVDRLSRELRLPPALCRLLVQRGFGEPDSVREFLRPHEGQIHAPQSLAGMGDAVERIVRAIRAGETVLVHGDYDVDGICSTALFVRALGMMGAKALPFVPHRLQDGYDLSDAGIREAQRIGAALILTGDCGIVAHDAVERACSLGIDVIVTDHHTPGPTLPACVAVVNPNRADCPYPDKSLAGVGVAYKVCCAVADALAFPRARLHAFLDLVAVATIADLAPLTGENRALVRWGLKVLPQTPNPGLRALLKITGLLDKGDVSASQVGYVLAPRINAVGRMGEALRGVRLLLTDDDREAHEIALQLETENRWRQSVDGETLKQAMQVLERTFDPARDWGVVLAEQDWHPGVIGIVASRVVERIHRPTVLIALKGDEDGKGSARSIPGFHLYEAMRACSGHLARFGGHRMAAGCSIRPDRVDAFRADFNAHAHSVLDPDRLIPEVRIDLEVELHHADENLARMLRHAGPFGMGNATPVFAARRVGVVGDPRVVGEKHLKLTLGAQGRTMDAIGFGMAERGREPWVAGGPLDVAFRLEENHYNGRASLQAKIVDLRPAQ; from the coding sequence ATGCAGCCCCCCCTCCAGGCGACCCGCCGCTGGGTCTTTCCCGCCGCCCCCGACGCCGCCCGCGTGGACCGCCTTTCGCGCGAGCTTCGCCTGCCGCCCGCGCTCTGCCGGCTGCTGGTGCAGCGCGGCTTCGGCGAGCCGGACTCGGTGCGCGAGTTCCTGCGCCCGCACGAGGGGCAGATCCATGCGCCGCAGTCGCTTGCGGGAATGGGCGACGCGGTGGAGCGCATCGTCCGCGCGATCCGCGCCGGCGAGACCGTCCTGGTGCACGGCGACTACGACGTGGACGGGATCTGCTCCACCGCGCTCTTCGTCCGCGCGCTGGGGATGATGGGGGCGAAGGCGCTGCCCTTCGTCCCCCACCGCCTGCAGGACGGCTACGACCTGTCCGACGCCGGGATCCGCGAGGCGCAGCGCATCGGCGCCGCGCTCATCCTCACCGGCGACTGCGGCATCGTGGCGCACGACGCGGTGGAGCGGGCCTGCTCGCTCGGCATCGACGTCATCGTCACCGACCACCACACCCCCGGCCCCACGCTCCCCGCCTGCGTCGCGGTGGTGAACCCCAACCGCGCCGACTGTCCGTATCCCGACAAGTCGCTGGCCGGCGTGGGCGTGGCGTACAAGGTCTGTTGCGCGGTGGCGGACGCGCTCGCCTTCCCCCGCGCCCGGCTGCACGCTTTCCTCGATCTGGTCGCCGTCGCCACCATCGCCGACCTGGCGCCGCTCACCGGCGAGAACCGCGCGCTGGTGCGCTGGGGGCTGAAGGTGCTGCCCCAGACGCCCAACCCGGGGCTGCGCGCGCTGCTGAAGATCACCGGGCTGCTGGACAAGGGCGACGTCAGCGCGTCGCAGGTCGGCTACGTGCTGGCCCCCCGCATCAACGCCGTGGGCCGCATGGGCGAGGCGCTGCGCGGCGTGCGCCTGCTGCTGACCGACGACGACCGCGAGGCGCACGAGATCGCGCTACAGCTGGAGACGGAGAACCGCTGGCGCCAGAGCGTGGACGGCGAGACGCTGAAGCAGGCGATGCAGGTGCTGGAGCGCACCTTCGACCCCGCGCGCGACTGGGGCGTGGTGCTCGCCGAGCAGGACTGGCACCCGGGGGTGATCGGGATCGTGGCCTCGCGCGTGGTCGAGCGCATCCACCGGCCCACCGTGCTGATCGCGCTCAAGGGGGATGAGGATGGAAAGGGGAGCGCGCGCTCCATTCCCGGCTTCCACCTGTACGAGGCGATGCGCGCCTGCTCCGGGCACCTGGCGCGCTTCGGCGGGCACCGGATGGCGGCGGGATGCAGCATCCGCCCCGACCGGGTAGACGCCTTCCGCGCGGACTTCAACGCCCACGCGCACAGCGTGCTGGACCCCGACCGGCTGATCCCCGAGGTGAGGATCGACCTGGAGGTGGAGCTTCACCACGCCGACGAGAACCTGGCGCGCATGCTCCGCCACGCCGGCCCGTTCGGAATGGGGAACGCCACGCCGGTGTTCGCCGCGCGCCGCGTGGGCGTGGTCGGCGATCCGCGCGTCGTCGGCGAGAAGCACCTGAAGCTCACCCTGGGCGCGCAGGGGCGGACGATGGACGCCATCGGCTTCGGGATGGCGGAGCGCGGCCGCGAGCCCTGGGTCGCCGGCGGGCCGCTGGACGTCGCCTTCCGGCTGGAAGAGAACCATTACAACGGCCGCGCCTCGCTGCAGGCCAAGATCGTGGACCTGAGGCCCGCGCAGTGA
- a CDS encoding DUF433 domain-containing protein, translating into MQMTSVIHKDPDILGGTPVFVGTRVPLKTLIDYLESGLPLDEFLDDFPTVSREQAIAALKEAREALSDRARAA; encoded by the coding sequence ATGCAGATGACGAGCGTGATCCACAAAGATCCCGACATCCTGGGCGGAACTCCGGTGTTCGTTGGAACCCGCGTCCCCCTGAAGACGCTGATCGATTACCTGGAAAGCGGCCTCCCGCTCGACGAGTTTCTGGACGACTTCCCGACCGTGTCGCGCGAACAGGCGATTGCGGCCCTGAAAGAGGCACGAGAAGCGCTGAGTGACCGTGCGCGTGCCGCTTGA
- the pta gene encoding phosphate acetyltransferase gives MDFLASIRSRARDRLRKLVFPEGHDARTLEAVARVAADGLAIPLVIGGDLTRADLDDLGVVDVEVVDPATDPRRAELAARLFERRKAKGMTEEEALRAVADPLLYGALMVGAGHVDGSVSGAANTTGDVIRAALYGVGPAAGIRTVSSSFYMVVPPFRSGETEVLTFTDGAVVPDPTAGQLADIAIAAAEARPRIVGDAPRVAFLSYSTAGSAQGPSIDKVREALAIFRQKAPDIAADGELQVDAALIESIGAKKAPGSRVAGQANILVFPDLDAGNIAYKLVQRLAHAEAIGPLLQGLAKPCNDLSRGATVEDIVNTACLTSLMAA, from the coding sequence ATGGATTTCCTCGCAAGCATCCGTAGCCGCGCGCGGGACCGGCTGCGCAAGCTCGTCTTCCCCGAAGGCCACGATGCGCGCACGCTGGAAGCCGTGGCGCGGGTGGCGGCGGACGGGCTCGCCATCCCCCTCGTCATCGGCGGCGACCTGACGCGCGCGGACCTGGACGACCTGGGCGTGGTGGACGTCGAGGTGGTCGATCCGGCGACGGACCCGCGGCGCGCGGAACTGGCCGCGCGGCTGTTCGAGCGGCGGAAGGCGAAGGGGATGACGGAAGAAGAAGCCCTCCGCGCCGTGGCCGATCCGCTGCTGTACGGCGCGCTGATGGTGGGCGCGGGGCACGTGGACGGCTCCGTCTCCGGCGCGGCGAACACCACGGGCGACGTGATCCGCGCCGCGCTGTACGGCGTCGGCCCGGCGGCGGGGATCCGCACCGTCTCGTCCTCCTTCTACATGGTCGTCCCCCCGTTCCGCTCGGGCGAGACGGAGGTGCTGACCTTCACCGACGGCGCGGTGGTCCCCGACCCCACCGCCGGGCAGCTGGCCGACATCGCCATCGCCGCCGCCGAGGCGCGACCGCGCATCGTGGGCGATGCGCCGCGGGTCGCCTTCCTCAGCTACTCTACGGCGGGAAGCGCGCAGGGGCCGAGCATCGACAAGGTGCGCGAGGCGCTCGCCATCTTCCGCCAGAAGGCGCCCGACATCGCCGCCGACGGCGAGCTGCAGGTGGACGCGGCGCTCATCGAATCCATCGGCGCGAAGAAGGCGCCCGGCTCGCGCGTCGCCGGCCAGGCCAACATCCTCGTCTTTCCCGATCTGGACGCGGGCAACATCGCCTACAAGCTGGTGCAGCGCCTGGCCCACGCCGAGGCCATCGGCCCGCTGCTGCAGGGCCTCGCGAAACCCTGCAACGACCTGTCCCGCGGCGCCACCGTGGAGGACATCGTCAACACCGCCTGCCTGACGTCGCTCATGGCGGCGTGA
- a CDS encoding ATP-binding protein: MEHHQSGATHRQGRDGTQFALELPSDLRLIDGAIGYLATRLRDYGYEGSRLTLNFRVGVSEALANAMIYGNGRDPAKKVRVEVDLRLEHVTVVVHDQGNGFDPGSIPDPTLPENLEEPGGRGIFLIRELMDEVDFAGCGNCVRLVLYRHEPLSRAS, from the coding sequence ATGGAGCACCACCAGAGCGGCGCCACCCACCGGCAGGGGCGCGACGGAACCCAGTTCGCGCTGGAGCTTCCCAGCGACCTGCGCCTGATCGACGGCGCCATCGGCTACCTGGCCACCCGCCTGCGCGACTACGGCTACGAGGGCTCGCGGCTCACGCTGAACTTCCGCGTGGGCGTGTCCGAGGCCCTGGCCAACGCCATGATCTACGGCAACGGCCGCGACCCCGCCAAGAAGGTGCGCGTGGAGGTGGACCTGCGTCTGGAGCACGTGACCGTGGTCGTGCACGACCAGGGGAACGGCTTTGACCCCGGCTCCATTCCCGACCCCACCCTTCCCGAGAACCTGGAGGAGCCCGGCGGCCGCGGCATCTTCCTGATCCGCGAGCTGATGGACGAGGTGGACTTCGCCGGGTGCGGCAACTGCGTGCGCCTGGTGCTGTACCGCCACGAGCCGCTGTCACGCGCCTCCTGA
- the rsmD gene encoding 16S rRNA (guanine(966)-N(2))-methyltransferase RsmD, giving the protein MRIVAGTWGGRTIQAPPGRGTRPTTDRVREAWMSIVSPGLGGARVLDLFAGSGALGLEALSRGASHCTFVEQDAKALAALKANVKALDAADRVDVFRTDAVKFAAALGPGAYDLALADPPYGKGFARQLAEAFAAAPFAALLCIEHGKDDVLPDLPGARSRRYGDTWLTFIPAPE; this is encoded by the coding sequence ATGCGGATCGTGGCGGGGACGTGGGGCGGGCGCACCATCCAGGCGCCGCCGGGGCGGGGGACGCGGCCGACCACCGACCGCGTGCGCGAGGCGTGGATGAGCATCGTCTCGCCCGGGCTCGGCGGCGCGCGGGTGCTGGACCTGTTCGCGGGCTCCGGCGCGCTGGGGCTGGAGGCGCTCAGCCGCGGCGCGTCGCACTGCACCTTCGTGGAGCAGGACGCGAAGGCGCTCGCCGCGCTGAAGGCCAACGTGAAGGCGCTGGACGCCGCCGACCGCGTGGACGTCTTCCGCACCGACGCGGTGAAGTTCGCCGCCGCGCTCGGGCCGGGCGCCTACGATCTCGCCCTCGCCGACCCGCCGTACGGGAAGGGGTTCGCGCGGCAGCTGGCCGAGGCGTTCGCCGCGGCGCCGTTCGCGGCGCTGCTCTGCATCGAGCACGGCAAGGACGACGTGCTTCCCGACCTGCCGGGCGCGCGCAGCCGCCGCTACGGCGACACCTGGCTCACCTTCATCCCCGCCCCCGAATGA
- the coaD gene encoding pantetheine-phosphate adenylyltransferase, with product MSDRIALVPGSFDPITLGHEDIVRRALALADRVIVAVGHSAQSQKQGMFTVDERVALIREVFADEPRVEAAAFQGLLVDFARSRGAGLVVKGLRTVGDFEYEMQMALMNRRLLPELDTVFLAPDPAHAFVSATLIRQIATLGGDVAPFVSPAVLARIHAKLGGARSPGVWT from the coding sequence ATGAGCGACCGCATCGCGCTCGTCCCCGGCTCGTTCGACCCCATCACCCTGGGCCACGAAGACATCGTCCGCCGCGCGCTGGCGCTGGCCGACCGGGTGATCGTCGCCGTCGGCCACTCCGCGCAGTCGCAGAAGCAGGGGATGTTCACGGTCGACGAGCGCGTGGCGCTGATCCGCGAGGTGTTCGCGGACGAGCCGCGCGTCGAAGCGGCAGCGTTCCAGGGGCTGCTGGTGGATTTCGCCCGTTCGCGCGGCGCCGGGCTGGTGGTGAAGGGCCTGCGCACCGTGGGCGACTTCGAGTACGAGATGCAGATGGCGCTGATGAACCGCCGCCTGCTGCCGGAGCTCGACACCGTCTTCCTGGCGCCCGACCCGGCGCACGCCTTCGTCTCGGCCACGCTCATCCGCCAGATCGCCACGCTGGGCGGCGACGTCGCCCCCTTCGTCTCCCCCGCCGTCCTCGCCCGCATCCACGCAAAGCTCGGCGGCGCCAGATCACCGGGAGTCTGGACGTAA
- a CDS encoding STAS domain-containing protein, with protein sequence MSFRTSKQNGVVVVDVDGQLIVGNRQELKQKVLDELEGGERKFLIDFTNTGYIDSSGLGVLVSLSKKIREQSGELRLANLNEDLRTLFELTKLDTLFNIADSRDAALSAF encoded by the coding sequence ATGAGCTTCCGAACGAGCAAGCAGAACGGTGTGGTGGTGGTGGACGTCGATGGCCAGCTCATCGTGGGCAACCGCCAGGAGCTGAAGCAGAAGGTGCTCGACGAGCTCGAGGGCGGGGAGCGCAAGTTCCTGATCGACTTCACCAACACCGGCTACATCGACTCCTCCGGGCTGGGCGTGCTGGTCAGCCTGTCGAAGAAGATCCGCGAGCAGAGCGGCGAGCTGCGGCTGGCCAACCTGAACGAGGACCTGCGCACCCTGTTCGAGCTGACCAAGCTCGACACCCTCTTCAACATCGCCGACTCGCGCGACGCCGCGCTGTCCGCGTTCTGA